The following are encoded together in the bacterium genome:
- a CDS encoding type IV pilus twitching motility protein PilT — protein sequence MDIKTLDGLLRAGVTHGVSDLHFRPGAPPLFRLNGTMTPVKFDRLLPSNTEAIAGHFLAALGDRMDLKEIQEYDTSYSIPGVARFRVNIYRQRGSLAIVARLIPTEIPTVESLGLPAVLNRIAAEERGLVLVTGATGSGKSTTLAAMINLVNNTRPCHILTIEDPIEFLHQNRKATVSQREIGPDTKNYVVGLRAALRQDPDVILVGEMRDAESTDIALKAAETGHLVFSTVHTTDAAKTIGRIMSLFPADEQLFVRNRLADNLKATISQRLIPRVDGKGRVVAMEVMIVTQTVQEYVRDINRTEGLKDVIEKGRQQYGMQSFDQHLTDLYRAGAVTLQTAIHAATNPSDFERALNFE from the coding sequence GTGGACATCAAGACGCTTGACGGCCTGCTGCGGGCCGGCGTGACCCACGGGGTGAGCGACCTGCACTTCCGGCCGGGGGCCCCGCCGCTGTTCCGCCTCAACGGCACGATGACGCCGGTCAAGTTCGATCGCCTGCTGCCGTCGAACACCGAGGCCATCGCCGGCCATTTCCTGGCGGCCCTCGGCGACCGGATGGACCTCAAGGAGATCCAGGAGTACGACACGAGCTACTCGATCCCGGGCGTGGCGCGCTTCCGCGTCAACATCTACCGCCAGCGCGGCTCGCTGGCGATCGTCGCGCGGCTCATCCCCACGGAGATCCCGACGGTCGAGTCCCTCGGGCTCCCGGCGGTGCTCAACAGGATCGCCGCCGAGGAGCGCGGCCTGGTGCTGGTGACCGGCGCCACGGGCTCCGGCAAGTCCACGACGCTGGCGGCGATGATCAACCTCGTCAACAACACGCGCCCCTGCCACATCCTCACCATCGAGGACCCCATCGAGTTCCTGCACCAGAACCGCAAGGCCACGGTGAGCCAGCGCGAGATCGGCCCGGACACGAAGAACTACGTCGTCGGGCTGCGCGCCGCGCTGCGCCAGGACCCGGACGTGATCCTCGTCGGCGAGATGCGCGACGCCGAGTCCACCGACATCGCCCTCAAGGCCGCCGAGACGGGGCACCTCGTCTTCTCGACCGTGCACACGACCGACGCCGCCAAGACGATCGGCCGGATCATGAGCCTCTTCCCCGCGGACGAGCAGCTCTTCGTGCGCAACCGCCTCGCGGACAACCTCAAGGCGACGATCTCGCAGCGGCTGATCCCGCGGGTCGACGGCAAGGGGCGCGTGGTGGCGATGGAGGTCATGATCGTGACGCAGACCGTCCAGGAGTACGTCCGCGACATCAACCGCACCGAGGGGCTCAAGGACGTGATCGAGAAGGGCCGGCAGCAGTACGGCATGCAGTCCTTCGACCAGCACCTCACGGATCTCTACCGGGCGGGGGCGGTCACGCTGCAGACGGCCATCCACGCCGCGACCAACCCGAGCGACTTCGAGCGCGCGCTGAACTTCGAGTAG
- a CDS encoding DUF6691 family protein, whose translation MTGAASGLIFGALFGVLLQKARVARYEKQVGCLRLLDMTIVKFMFSAVLTGMVAIYALRDLGADRIQVLPTVLGANAVGGFVFGLGWPLLGYCPGTAFAALGEGHHDAFYGMLGMLCGAAFFAEIFPALENNLLACGFFGPLTLPQVLHVNAWVIIVPFVAAGVLFLRWLERKGL comes from the coding sequence ATGACCGGCGCCGCTTCCGGTCTGATCTTCGGGGCGCTCTTCGGCGTCCTCCTCCAGAAGGCCCGCGTGGCGCGCTACGAGAAGCAGGTCGGCTGCCTGCGGCTGCTGGACATGACGATTGTCAAGTTCATGTTCTCGGCCGTGCTCACGGGCATGGTGGCGATCTATGCGCTGCGGGATCTCGGCGCCGACCGCATCCAGGTGCTCCCGACGGTGCTCGGCGCGAACGCCGTCGGCGGCTTCGTCTTCGGCCTCGGGTGGCCCCTGCTCGGCTACTGCCCCGGGACCGCCTTCGCCGCGCTCGGCGAAGGGCATCACGACGCGTTCTACGGCATGCTGGGCATGCTCTGCGGTGCCGCGTTCTTCGCCGAGATCTTCCCGGCGCTGGAGAACAACCTGCTCGCCTGCGGCTTCTTCGGGCCGCTGACACTGCCGCAGGTGCTGCACGTCAACGCCTGGGTGATCATCGTGCCGTTCGTCGCCGCCGGGGTGTTGTTCCTGCGGTGGCTGGAACGCAAGGGGCTCTGA